In the genome of Candidatus Hydrogenedentota bacterium, the window CCAGCATGGGTACCCAGTGTACGTAGAAGCGCGTTGCGTTCATGTACATAAATCCTCCCCCGTAATAGGCCGTGGAGCGGGGCAGCGTGTGAATCACCTGCGGTAGTGGGCGATTCGTCGGGCGGGCGTTGGATACCTGGCGTCGGGGTTGCGTCGGGGGCCGTGGTGCTCGAGCGTTAGATGATTCTGTCCCCTGTCATCCTCGATCATGATACGCCTTTCCTGAGGCGGGCGCAACGGTAAGAGTGAAGGCGCCGCCAGTGTCCGCATATATAGGAATGGCGGGTCCCCCTTCTGCGCCACAACGGCCCGCTGGGAATGTGTTGACGCGCGCTGCATTCGTGTGCGACCATGAAGTCAGGGGACGGGGGAACCCAAGCGTCCCAGTTGCGCCGTGTGCGGGTTGTTTTCAGAGAGCGTCCCGCACTTGAAAACGAAGTAGCCATGTCTGCCCGGCTTATTCAGACGGTACTTTTCACGATTCTCGTGAACGCCGGCGGGATAGCTCCCGCTACCGGTACCGCCCCTTCCATTGATGCCGGTTGTCGCATCGAGTTTGAGGCCATTTCCCAGCAGATGGCGGAATTTCGCGCCCACCCCGAGGGCGAAGACCGGCTCCGAAAAGAGAGCCTTCACCCGGCGGCATTGATCGAGCCCACCGATGTTCATCCCGTGGATGTGGTGTTGCGCCGGACGCGGGCACTGATTCAAGATCTCGAAACGATGCAACCTGCCCCGGATCTCAGCCAGGAGAAGGAAGCGCTTACCCTGCTTGCCGCGCGGCGTCTGGAATCTCTCGCCAGCGGCGTGACGGGCGATTCGGGCGGGCAGTTCGTTGAGGCTTGCGCCCTCCGGCGGCGCATTGCCTTCAAGAATCCGTTGTTGAATTTTGACCGGATTGCCTTCCTCACGCACCAGCGCGCGCGCTATGAGCACATGGTCGATCAGTACTATGGTTTTCACGCCGAGCCGGTCGGTGGCCTCTTCGTTTTGGAACAACCCTTTTCGGAAGATCCCGTGCTGCGCGAGCCCCTGAAGGACGTCCCCATTGCGAATGGTCGACTTCAGGGGAGGACACTGGCTGACGGATCCTTTATTTCGCTGGATCTTGACTTCGAAGGGCAGACTTTTCTCTTTGCCTGGTCCGAGGCTCGCGTACCGGTTCCGCCGGAAGATCTCACGCCGCGAGAGAAGCTCTTCACACCGGAGAGCACCTACCATATCTTCAAGGCGGACGTGGCCGGGACGACCCTTACGCAGTTGACGGACGGGCCGGTGAATGACTTTGACCCGTGCTGGCTGCCGAATGGGCGGATTGCTTTCGTTTCGGAGCGTCGGGGTGGCTATCTGCGCTGCGGACTTCGTCCCAACCCCACCTTCACGATCCACGGCATGGGCGCGGACGGCTCCGACATCATTCCGCTGAGCTTCCACGAGACCCACGAGTGGCACCCGAGTGTGAACAACGACGGCATGATCGTGTATTCGCGCTGGGACTATGTGGATCGGGACTCCGACATTGCCCACCACCTCTGGCTGACCTATCCGGACGGTCGCGATCCGCGTACGTCCCACGGCAACTATCCAGCTTTCCGCGAGGCCCGCCCCTGGATGGAGCTTTCGATTCGCGCCATACCCGGTTCGAGGAAGTATGTGGCTGTATCCACGCCGCATCACGGCCAGAACTACGGATCGATGGTCCTCATCGATCCGGCGATCCCCGACGACGGCGCGATGGCGCAATTGAAGCGTATCACGCCCGACGCGGCCTTTCCCGAGTCCGAAGTGTGGCCGGGTGTATCGTGTGAGCCTCACAAGGGCAAGAACCTGCGCCGCGCGGAGCGCTACGGAACGCCCTGGCCCTTGAGCGAAACGTACTATCTCTGCGTGTATGATCCCGGCCAGCGGCACTATGGGCTCTACCTGGTGGATGCTTTTGGCAATCGGGAATTGCTCTATCGGGATCCCGCCGTGGCCTGTTTGGATCCCATGCCCCTTCGGCCTCGCAAGAAGCCCCCGGTCATACCATCGCGCACGCAGCAGGCTGCGGAAGACCGTGCTGGTGACGCGCCGAAAACGGGCTATCTCGCGGTGATGAATATCTACGAAAGCGGCTTCGCCTGGCCCGAAGGCACAAAGATCACAGCGATGCGTGTGATCCAGTTGTTCCCCAAGACGACCCCGGCGGCGGACGATCCCCAGATTGGCGTCGGGGCGCAGTCGCTCGTCCGGGGGGTGCTGGGCACGGCGCCTGTGGAGGCCGACGGCAGCGTGTACTGCGAAGTGCCGGCCGGGATTCCCATTTATTTTCAGGCCCTCGATGAACGGGGCCGCGCCGTGCAGACCATGCGTTCGGATACCTACGTGCACCCCGGCGAGTTGCTATCGTGCGTGGGCTGTCATGAAGACAAACAGAAGGCCCTGCCGGTGGCCACGCCCGCCACGCCGCTGGCGATGGGGCGGCCGCCGTCCATTCTCCAGCCCGAGGTGGAGGGGGCTTACCCTGTCTTCTTTCCGAAGCTGGTGCAACCGGTTTTGGACGCGCATTGTGTGGATTGCCACGCGAAAGAGGCGTCTGCGCCCAGCCTGGCTGGAAACAACTTTGGAAAATGGGGATGGCCCGAGTCCTACCAATCGCTCGCGCCCTTCGCGTGGGCGAAGCATGGCGGCAATGGCGCACTGGCGAAAAACAAAACTTCCTACTCCGTTGCTGGAGACGTGGGCGCGCTGGGCTCCGCCCTGTTGCCCATCCTCGAAGGCGAGCATTATGGCGTGAGCTTGACCGACGCCGAACGACGCCGAATTATGCTCTGGCTCGATTGCAACAGCGTCTTCTATGGCGCGTATCACGACGCGGAAAAACAGGCGAAGGGCGAAACCGTGATGCCCTGGCTGGAATAGGAGGCCCCATGGGTCAACGCGCACTCTTTCATGTACCGATCGCGGCGGTCCGAAGCCTGATGGCGATGCTTTTCTTATGCTGTTTGCAGTCCGTGGGCGCGGCCGGAATACCCCTTCCCGTCCTGGATTCCACTACCGATACACTTCTGGCGCAGGCGCTGGCGGGCCCCATGTCCGCGGCGGATGAGATCGTATTTGCGCTGCGTAAACCCGGCAAAGACGGGCATTGGTATGCCAACTTCAGCTATTACGCCGAGGGGCCGCAGCGCGTGACCTACGAGCCCGGCGGCAAGCTGCTTAAGCTCAATCTGCGGACGGGGGTATTGACCACGCTGCTGGACGACCCCGAGGGCGGTATTCGCGATCCCCAGGTGCACTACGGCGGAAAGAAGATTATCTTCTCCTATCGAAAGGGCCAGGGCACCCACTACCATCTCTATGAAGTTGGGGTCGATGGAACAGGTTTGCGTCAGTTGACGGACGGCGACTACGATGATATCGAGCCCGTGTATCTGCCCGATGGCGGGATCATGTTCGTATCCAGTCGCTGCAAACGCTGGGTGAACTGTTGGCTCACCCAGGTGGCGGTGCTGCACCGCTGCGACGCCGATGGCACAAACATCCGGCAGCTCTCCAGCAACAACGAGCACGAGAATACACCGTGGCCCCTCCCCGATGGGCGCATCCTCTATCAGCGCTGGGAGTATGTGGACCGCAGTCAGGTGCATTACCATCACCTATGGACCACAAATCCCGACGGCAGCGGTCAGATGACCTACTACGGCAACATGGAGCCCGGCATCCTGATGATCGACGCCAAGCCCATCCCCGGCACGGGGAAGGTGCTGTCCCTGTTCTCGCCGGGCCACGGGAGCCGCGAGCACGCGGGCAAACCGACCATCATCGACCCCAAGGCCGGGCCCGACGCCCTCGGATCCGCCCGCACCGTGCACGAGGATGCGAACTTCCGCGATCCCTACCCCCTGTCGGAGGACCTCTTTCTCATCGCGCGGGACCAGCGCCTCTACCTGATGGACGGGTCCGGTGCGCTTCAGGTGATCTATGAGATTCCGGAAGCGGAGCGGGCCGCAGGCTTTACATGCCACGAGCCGCGCCCCATTCAGTCTCGCCCTCTCGAACTGGTGATTCCGCCCCGGAGCAAACCGGGGGAGAGCACCGGTCGATTCGTCCTCGCGAATATCTACGAGGGCCGCAACATGGCCGGCGTGGCACCCGGCGAGATCAAGAAGCTCCTGGTGCTGGAGTCGCTGCCCAAGCCCATCAACTATACCGGCGGCATGGAGCCCCTGAGTTATGGCGGCACCTTCACGCTGGAGCGGGTCATGGGCACTGTTCCGGTCGAGCCCGACGGGTCGGCCTATTTCGAAACGCCCGCCCTGCGCAGCCTGATTCTGGTCGCCCTCGACGAAAACGATCTGGCCGTGAAGCGGATGCAGAGTTTCTTCACGGTGCAGCCGGGCGAAGTGATGAGTTGCGTGGGCTGTCATGAGCAGCGGACCCGTACGGTGCTTCCCGCGTCGGGCCTGGAGGCCATGAATCGGGAGCCGAGCCACATCGAGCCCATCGCCGACGTGCCGGATGTGTTTGATTTTCCAAGGGACATTCAGCCCATTCTCGATCGACTCTGTGTGGACTGTCACGACTATCGACCGGGGATGCAGGGCGGCCCCATGGCGGGTCACGTAATACTGACGGGGGATCGGGGACCACTCTACTCCCACAGCTACTTTACGTTGAGCGCCCTGCGCCAGTTTTCCGATGGGCGAAATGCCCCGAAGAGCAACTATGCGCCGCGAACCCTGGGCAGCGCCGCCAGTCCTCTGCTGAAGATGCTCGAAGGCACCCACCACGGTGTGCGGGCCACCGAGCGGGAACGCAAAATGGTGCGCCTGTGGATCGAGACGGGCGCGCCCTATCCAGGCACCTATGCCGGGCTTGGCTCGGGCATGGTGGGCGGCTACGCGGAGAATATCATCGATCGGCGCGACCTGTCGTGGCCCTGGGTGGAGACAGCCCGGCGTGTACTCGGCAGTCGTTGCGCTGCCTGTCACAGCGGTCCGCTGGCCTTACCCGAGTCTCCCTCGGACAACATGGGAATGCCGCCCTGGGAAATCAAGTACGGCGACCCGCGCCTTCGGTTTTCCCGGCACATTCTCTACAATCTGAGTCGGCCCGAGCGCTCTCTTCAGATTCTGGCGCCCCTCGCGGTGGAAGCGGGCGGGCTGGGCATCTGCAAGGGCACGGACGGGTCGGCGGTTTTCAAAGACACGGGCGACAACGACTACCGCACGCTGCTGGCGGCGATTGAGGAGATCAAAGCCTATCTGGACACGGTCAAGCGCTTTGATATGCCGGGATTCCAGCCGCAGAAGCCCTATATACGTGAGATGCGGCGCTATGGCATTTTGCCTGCGGACTTCCCGGATGACGGCACGGTCAATCCCTACGAAACCGATCGCGCTTACTGGGAGTCGCTGTGGTGGAAACCACCCGCACCAGTCCAGCCCCTGGCCAGCCGGGCGCAATGAGCGATGAGGCTGTCATGTCGCCAATGATTCAGGAGAACAGCGAGTGAGACATACGATGATTCAAAGCGTTTGCCTGCTGCCGGCCGCGCTGATTGCGGTACTGGTCGCAGGAGTGGCCTGCGGCGAAGATATGTATCATTCGCCCCTGGCCCTCGCGGCGTCTGGTGACCGTGTGTATGTGGCGGACCACACGGCGAACCAGGTGGTTGTCTTTGATGTCGCGGGGAACGTGATAGTGGGCGCCATCGCGGTGCCCGGACCGCCCACCGGACTGGTGGCCGCGCCCGACGCGACGCTCCTCTATGTCACCACCGGCGGGCCGGACGGGCAGGTCTGTGTGATTCGTCTCAGCGACGGGGGCATCGTGTCCACCTGGCCCGCAGGGCATACCCCGGGCGCGCCCACGGTCACACCAGACGGCAAAACACTCTTTGTCTGTAATCCGTTCAACAACAGCGTCACGGCCCTCAATCTATCCGGGGGGACGATGGAGCAGACGATTTCTGTGGGCCATGAGCCGTCTGCCGCAGTGATGACGCCCGATGGCGCACGACTCCTCGTGGTCAATCTTCTTCCCGCGAGCCGCGCCGATGGCGATTATGTCTCCGCCACCGTTGATGTTGTTGATGTCGCTGGAAGGATCCTTCTAGGTTCGGTGAAGCTTCCCAATGGCAGCAGCAGCCTTCTGGGTATTGCGCTGTCGCCTGATGGACAGTTTGCGTATGTGACCCATATCCTTTCCCGCTATCAACTGCCGACCACCCAGCTCGAACGGGGCTGGATCAATACGAATGCCGTTACCATTATCGACGTGGCGCGAATGGAGCCGTTGAATACCATTCTGCTGGATGACGTGGACCTTGGCGCGGCCAACCCCTGGGGTATTGCCTGCACCGCCGACGGGAAGTGGCTTTGTGTTGCCCACTCCGGTACCCACGAACTCAGCATTATTGACCGAGCCCGCCTGCATGAAAAGCTGGCGGCGTCGGCCGCCGCAGGTGTAGCGCGGGACGTGCCCAATGATCTCTCTTACATACTGGATCTGCGCCGGCGCGTTCGATTGGAAGGGAAAGGTCCGCGGGGTATGGTCGCCCTCGGTTCGCGCGTGTTCGCCGCCGAGTACTTCAGTGGCACGGTCGCGTCCGTCGATCTGGCCGTTGATGGGGTGCCACGGAGTCAATCCTTTGCGATCGGCGCCCAGCCTGCCGCGTCAGCCCGGCGCGCGGGCGAGCTCTTTTTTCACGACGGCACGGTCTGCTTTCAACAATGGCAGAGCTGCGCCAGTTGCCATCCGGGCGACGCCCGCGTGGACGGACTTAACTGGGATCTGTTGAACGACGGTATGGGCAATCCGAAGAATACCAAGAGCCTGCTTCTCTCCTACGAAACACCGCCCACGACGGCAGTGGGTGTGCGGGAAGACGCCATGATTTCCACACGATCGGGCATACGCTACATACTGTTCAATCAAGTGTCCGAAGAGCATGCCGCCGCGGTGGATGAATACCTTAAAGCGCTCAAGCCGGTGCCGAGTCCCCGCCTGGTGCAGGGCGCGCTTTCGCCCGCGGCGGAGCGGGGCAAAGTTCTCTTTGAGCGTGCGCAGTGCGGCGTCTGTCACCCGGCTCCGCTTTACACGGACCTTCAGACCCATGACATCGGTACGGGCCGCGGCCGGGAAGCGGAAACGCCCTTTGATACGCCGACGCTGATGGAGATCTGGCGTACTGCCCCCTACCTTCATGACGGCCGCGCGGCGACGTTGAAGGAAATGCTGACAACCTTCAACGAGAAGGGCGCGCACGGGGACACCGCGTCGCTGAGCGCCAACGAAATGGACGAACTTATTGAGTATGTGCTTTCCTTGTAGCGTAGCCGGACGTCCTTGCTCGCGTCCGGGATGATGCAAGTGCGATTTGAAGTACTGAGGAGTGTGTATGAAGACGGAACAACAGGGCGTGCAGATCGCGTCGCCTCAGGGGGCTGGTTGCGGTTCCCATTTCATCACGGTGCCCCGTGCGCCGGGGGAGTCCCTCACCGGGGTTCTCGAGCGCGCCATGGCGGCCTTGCAGGAGACCGGCGCCGCGCTCGTGTCCATGGATATCCTGGGACTTCCTTTCGCGTCCGGGCTTCCCGCGGTGGAAGCCGTGACCGGCCCGGTGACGTGGCCCCTGCTCTGGATTGCCGGGCCGCGCCTGGCGGAATCGGGAGGGATCCAGCTCTGGGCCGAGCGTGATGCCACCGTGAGCCCTGTGCAGCTTCGCGGCCAGGTGGTGGGGTCGGTGGTGGATCTGCCCGCCGCGACGCTCTGCCGCCTGGGCGGAATCAACGGACGAATCCCCACCCGGACTGAAGCCGAGCAGACCCTCGCCGCGCTGAACCAGATGGAAGACGCCCTGCATGCGGTCGGTATGGACTTCACCGATACCCTGCGCACCTGGTATTACAACTGCGATATCGTTTCCTGGTATGGCGATTTCAACCGGACCCGTAACGAGTTTTTTTCAGCGCACCGGGTTTACGAGGGCCTGCTGCCTGCCAGTACGGGCATTGGCGCCTGCAACGTGAGCGGATCTTCCATCGTCAGCGGGTTAATCGCCGTGAAGCCGAAGAACGAGCAGGTCCGCATGGCCGCCGTACCCTCGCCGCTCCAGTGTTCCGCCACCGACTACGGCAGTTCCTTCAGCCGCGCGGCCGAGCTCGTGCTGCCCGACTGGCGCCAAGTCTTTATCTCCGGTACGGCCAGCATAGAGCCTCACGGGAAGACGATTCACGAGCGTGATATCGACGGGCAGATACAGGTCACGATGGACGTCGTCGAGGCGATCCTCCAGTCCAGGGACATGGGGTGGGGCAACGTGACCCGCGCCATTGCCTACGTCAAGCATCCCAAAGATATTCCGCGATTCGATCAATACCGAGTCGACCACGGACTGGAGTCGTTGCCCATCATCACGATGACGGCGGAGGTCTGCCGCGACAATCTGCTCTTCGAAATGGAAGCCGACGCGATCAGTACCACTTAGCAAATCGCCGCCCTCGTTGCGCCCGGATATCGGGATGCTTCGCACCGCGGGAGTTCGCGGGGCAAAAAAAACCGCGCAGAGAAGCTCTGCGCGGTACGTGTTTAAATGGTGGGCGATACAGGACTCGAACCTGTGACCTCTGCCGTGTGAAGGCAGCGCTCTAACCAGCTGAGCTAATCGCCCGAAGGACCCAAATAGTAGCACAGGCCAGACGTGCCGCGCAAAACTTTGCCCGGCGGGGGGCTATTTGCGCGACGCGACGCTGACCGCGAGGCAGAGTTGGGCGGCGTAGTAGAGGGGGAGGCCGATCAGGGGATTCCAAGGGCTGGGGGTTGCGAATTTCTGCCGCGCGACGAAGAGGTCGGAGGCGTAGAAGAGAGCCGCGCCGATGAGGATGAGCGGGGTGGCCCCGCGACCGCGGGTGCCTGTTGCAAGGGCGAGCATGAGGCTGATGACTGCGATGTAGGCGCAGACCGGCAGCTTCATGGGGCCGAGGTGTTCTTCGAGCCAGAGGTAGACAGCGGTCGCGGGGATGAGCAGGAGCACAGCGGCCGCGAAGGTCCAGCGGGTGTTGGCGCCGTGGATCATGAAGGCGACGGCAAAGCCGAGGTGCCCCAGGAGAAAGGCGACAAGCCCGAGAAGAAATGAAGTGTCCGATCCCCTCGTGAGGAAGTAGTCGCCCCACCAGCAGAACACGAGTGCGGCCAGGATCGTTCGTCCGTAACTTCCGCGCAGGGCGCCCGCCGCCAGTGCCGTTGCGAGGAATCCCGTGGATGCGGCCATCTTGACCCCGGCGCTGGACATGAATCCGCTCCAGCCGCCGGCCAGCATAAGGGCCAACGCGGCCGTCGTGAAAATTATCGTGGCCGCGATGACCCTGACCTGTTTCTGATCGTTCACGATACGGCGATGAACTCGTGCGTTACGGTCTCGCCTTCCATGGTGAAGACGCGAAATCCCTTCTCCTCCGTGCCGTCGTCGTTGTCCACCGTGGCGCTGCAACAGGCCGTGGTCACGAAGAGCACGCCGTCCCGTTCCTCCTCCTGATTGCCGTGGTAGTGGCCCGAGGCCACCAGCTTGAGGTTGTAGCCCGCAAAGAGGGCAAGCACATCGTCGGCGTTGGTGGCGCGCTCCCCTTTCGTGTTCGGGGCGAGGGGGTGGTGGGTGAAGAGGGCGAGCGGCTTCTTCTTTTCCGTGTGGGCCAGTTGATCCCGGAGCCAGTCCAGGCTGGACTGGGGCACGGTGGTCTGGCTCGCGGTGCCGTCGCAGGTATCCAGGCCGAGAAGCACCCATCCCGCGTTGCTCTCGCGCCACTGCGTTTTCTTGAAGGCGCGCTGATAGAACTCGTACTTGTTTTCCGTGGCCGGGTTGTTGTCGTGCTCGCCGGGAATGGCGTAACAGGGCTTCACGAGGCGACCGAGGGCCTGCTGCGCCAGGTTCGTTTCCGGCAGCGTTCCATGGGTGGTGAGATCGCCCAGCACCACCGTGAAATCGATGGCCTCGTCGCTGTTAATCCGGTTCACCGCGCGGCCTACGATGCCCCCGCTTCGCGAGTCGAGCATGTGGAGGTCGCCGAGGGTGGCGAACTTGAGAATGCCGTCGTCACCAAACTCGAATTCGGGGGTAATCTTACCCAGCTTGCTGTTCTCGATTCGGGCGCAACCCGCCAGGCCGGCCAGGGCCGAATAGCCCAGGAAATTTCTGCGAGAAACCTTCATGCAATCGCTCCTTGTAACCCAGTTCTGAAAACGGGTATTGTTCGCATACCCGTGTCCCTGCACAGCGGACCGGTATTGTACCACCTTTGGATTGGACCTGCCCATGCGCGTAGTCGTCGCCCCGGATTCGTTCAAGGAATGTCTGCGCGCGAGCGAAGTGGCCGACGCGGTCTGCGCCGGCTGGCTGGAGGGCATGCCCGATGCCGAAGTGATCGCTTTTCCCATGGCGGACGGCGGAGAAGGGACGGTGGAAGCGGTTGTCCGTGCGGCGGGCGGCACATTGATCACGCGGACGGTATCGGGCCCGCTGGGCGCGCCGGTGGAAGCGAGCTACGGTCTTATACAGAACGGAAAAGTGGCGGTACTGGAAATGGCGGCGGCCTCGGGCCTGGCCCTGGTGTCGCCGGAAAAGCGGGATCCATGTCGTGCGTCGACGCGCGGCACCGGTGAGCTCATTGCCCACGCGCTGGAACAGGGCGTGGACGACGTGATCATGGGCGTGGGCGGCAGCGCCACCAACGATGGAGGCGCGGGCATGGCGCAGGCTCTGGGCTATCGCCTGTTCAACAAGCGAGGCGAGGAGCTGGACGGGGGCGGCGCTCGGCTTGTGCAACTGGATCGCATCGACGCCTCGGAACGGCACCCCCGACTAAACGAGGTGAACTTCTATGTCGCCTGCGACGTGGACAATCCGCTCTGCGGCCCGGAAGGTGCGAGCGCCGTCTACGGCCCGCAGAAAGGGGCGACGCCGGAGGATGTGCTCATCCTCGACCATGCCCTGTCGCACTTCGCCACCGTGGTGGCGCGGGACATGCGGGTGAGTCTGGGCGACATGCCCGGTGCGGGTGCGGCGGGTGGATTGGCGGGCGGACTGATGGCCTTCGCCGGGGCCAAACTGGAAAACGGCCTCGATCTCATCGCAACGCTATGCGGCCTCCACCAGGCCCTGGCCGGTGCGGATCTCGTGATAACCGGCGAAGGTAGCCTTGATCACCAGAGCACCTTCGGGAAGACCCCATCGGGAATAGCGAGGATCGCCCGCGCGTTCAACGTACCCGTCATCGCTTTGGGCGGTCGCGTGGCCCACGAGGCCGACGCTTTGCGCGATCACGGCGTCACCGCCATTTTCTCCATCTGTCCCGGCCCCATGAGCCTGGAAGAGGCCCGTGCGGCGGCGGTGGAGAATCTCCGATTTACCGCGCGACACCTGGCCCGTCTCTGGCGCGTGGCGCGCGGCTGAGCCATTCAAAACTCCAGCGGCACCCCGCAGTGCATGCAGAACTTCGCGTCGCGGTGGTAGCAGTGGCCGCCGCACTCGCGGCAGGCCTGCGCGACCATGTCGCGCCGCTCCGTGGCCCGGGCAATCTCCACACTCATAATGCCCGTGGGCACCGCGATGATGCCATAGCCCAACAGCATGATGGCGGTCGCGATGAACTGCCCCAGGGGCGTCACGGGCGAGATGTCGCCATAGCCCACGGTGGTGAGGGTCACAATGGCCCAGTAGATGCTTGTGGGGATACTGGTGAAGCCGCTTTCCGCGCCCTCCACCACATACATGAGCGATCCCGCGATGGTGGCCAGTGTCAGCACGGCAAAGAGGAAAATCGTGATCTTGCGCCGACTATTGTGTATGGCATCCATCAGCAGGTCGGCCTCGCCGATATACTGGGCCACCTTGAGCACCCGGAAAATGCGCAGCACCCGCAACAGCCGCACCACGAGCAGGTAGTGGCTGCCGGGAAAGATCAGGCTGACATACGTGGGGAGAATGGCAAGCAGATCGACCATGCCGAAGAAGCTCCGGGCATAGCGCAGGGGATTGCCCACGCAGGAGAGGCGCAGGAGATATTCAAACGAAAAGACGATGGTCAGGAACCATTCCAGCGCATGGAGAGTCGGGCCGTAGTCGGAGCGCAGCGACTCCACGCTATCCAGCATGACCACGACGACACTGAATAGGATCAGGAGGATCAGGGTCACGTCAAAGAGGCGCCCCGCCGCCGTGTCCGCCTCGAAGACTATCTCATGGGCGCGGTGCTGGTATCGCTCGAAGGCGGATTGGACTTCGTTTTTGCTCATGGTTCACAATCTCCGTTGGGCGGGCCGCCGCGTCGGGGCGCGGTGACAATACCGACAGCGTACACTACACCACCTGACATCACTTCATTCAGCCCGGGCGCCCCGCGCGGGAATACGAAAGCCACGGGAGTATGCAAAAGGCACCCGCCATCCGTAAAGCCCTCCTGCGCTGGTTTCGCGAGGAAGCCCGCGATCTCCCCTGGCGTAAGACGAAGGAACCCTACCACGTCTGGCTGTCGGAGATACTGCTTCAGCAGACCCGCGTGGATCAGGGGCTGCCGTACTACGAACGATTCCTCGCCGCCCTGCCTACCCTCGAATCCCTGGCCGCCGCGTCGGAGCACGACGTGCTCAAGCTCTGGGAAGGACTGGGCTACTACACGCGCGCGCGGAATCTGCACAAGGCCGCACGCCAGGTCATGGAGCAGTACGGCGGTCGCCTGCCCGAACGGGCCGACTTGCTCCAACTGCTCCCCGGTGTGGGCAAATACACCGCCGGGGCCATCGCCAGCATCGCGTTCAACGAGCGCGCGCCCGTGGTCGATGGCAACGTCAAGCGTGTGCTCAGTCGGCTTTTCAACATCGCCCAGTCCATCGATGACACGGCGGTGGATAAGAAGCTGTGGGCCCTGGCCGACGCCCTTGTGCCCGAGAGCGACCCCGGAGATTTCAATCAGGCCATGATGGAGTTGGGGGCGCGCATCTGCACACCGAAGAAGCCGGACTGCGGCTCCTGTCCCGTCGCCGGTGAGTGCGAGGCGCATAAACGCGGCGTGCAGGAGAAGCGCCCCGTGCGCAAGGCGAAGAAGGCCGTGCCCCACAAAGAGATCGTCGTGGCGGTTATCGCGAAGGATGGGCGCTATTTGATCGGCAAGCGCCCGGCGGAAGGGATGCTCGCAGGGCTGTGGGAGTTTCCCGGCGGCAAGCTAGAAGCGGGGGAAAGCCACCAGGACGCCCTTCGACGCGAGTGCGAGGAAGAACTCGGGGTGAAGGTCAAAGTGGGGGGGATGATTGCTTCGGTGAACCATGCCTACACGCACTTGAAGGTGACCTTGAACGTGTATCGCTGTACGATCGAGAAGGGGAAGCCGAAATCAAAGATCCACGATGAACTGGCCTGGGTCACGGCGGATGAGTTCGACCAGTATGCCTTTCCGAAAGGGAATCACAAGTTTCTGAGTCTGTTGAGAGAACAGTCATTTTGAGAATCGGTGCCATAGGACCTGTGGGACTGATAGGACTTATCCCACTAGGTAAGGCGCTCTTCAAAACGGGCTATCGTCATCCCCATCCGTATCGTCGTCTTCATCATCGGCCTCACCGAGGATGGAGGCGTCCTGTGCCGCGCTTTCCATCACTTCTTCGGCGACCATGATGGGACAACCAACGCGTACGGCGATGGCGATGCCGTCGCTGGGGCGGGTGTCGATGCGTAGGATTTGCTCGATGTGTCCTTCGTCGTTTTTCTGTTCCACGT includes:
- a CDS encoding lysoplasmalogenase is translated as MNDQKQVRVIAATIIFTTAALALMLAGGWSGFMSSAGVKMAASTGFLATALAAGALRGSYGRTILAALVFCWWGDYFLTRGSDTSFLLGLVAFLLGHLGFAVAFMIHGANTRWTFAAAVLLLIPATAVYLWLEEHLGPMKLPVCAYIAVISLMLALATGTRGRGATPLILIGAALFYASDLFVARQKFATPSPWNPLIGLPLYYAAQLCLAVSVASRK
- the mutY gene encoding A/G-specific adenine glycosylase, with protein sequence MQKAPAIRKALLRWFREEARDLPWRKTKEPYHVWLSEILLQQTRVDQGLPYYERFLAALPTLESLAAASEHDVLKLWEGLGYYTRARNLHKAARQVMEQYGGRLPERADLLQLLPGVGKYTAGAIASIAFNERAPVVDGNVKRVLSRLFNIAQSIDDTAVDKKLWALADALVPESDPGDFNQAMMELGARICTPKKPDCGSCPVAGECEAHKRGVQEKRPVRKAKKAVPHKEIVVAVIAKDGRYLIGKRPAEGMLAGLWEFPGGKLEAGESHQDALRRECEEELGVKVKVGGMIASVNHAYTHLKVTLNVYRCTIEKGKPKSKIHDELAWVTADEFDQYAFPKGNHKFLSLLREQSF
- a CDS encoding ion transporter, which gives rise to MSKNEVQSAFERYQHRAHEIVFEADTAAGRLFDVTLILLILFSVVVVMLDSVESLRSDYGPTLHALEWFLTIVFSFEYLLRLSCVGNPLRYARSFFGMVDLLAILPTYVSLIFPGSHYLLVVRLLRVLRIFRVLKVAQYIGEADLLMDAIHNSRRKITIFLFAVLTLATIAGSLMYVVEGAESGFTSIPTSIYWAIVTLTTVGYGDISPVTPLGQFIATAIMLLGYGIIAVPTGIMSVEIARATERRDMVAQACRECGGHCYHRDAKFCMHCGVPLEF
- a CDS encoding cell surface protein codes for the protein MRHTMIQSVCLLPAALIAVLVAGVACGEDMYHSPLALAASGDRVYVADHTANQVVVFDVAGNVIVGAIAVPGPPTGLVAAPDATLLYVTTGGPDGQVCVIRLSDGGIVSTWPAGHTPGAPTVTPDGKTLFVCNPFNNSVTALNLSGGTMEQTISVGHEPSAAVMTPDGARLLVVNLLPASRADGDYVSATVDVVDVAGRILLGSVKLPNGSSSLLGIALSPDGQFAYVTHILSRYQLPTTQLERGWINTNAVTIIDVARMEPLNTILLDDVDLGAANPWGIACTADGKWLCVAHSGTHELSIIDRARLHEKLAASAAAGVARDVPNDLSYILDLRRRVRLEGKGPRGMVALGSRVFAAEYFSGTVASVDLAVDGVPRSQSFAIGAQPAASARRAGELFFHDGTVCFQQWQSCASCHPGDARVDGLNWDLLNDGMGNPKNTKSLLLSYETPPTTAVGVREDAMISTRSGIRYILFNQVSEEHAAAVDEYLKALKPVPSPRLVQGALSPAAERGKVLFERAQCGVCHPAPLYTDLQTHDIGTGRGREAETPFDTPTLMEIWRTAPYLHDGRAATLKEMLTTFNEKGAHGDTASLSANEMDELIEYVLSL
- a CDS encoding metallophosphoesterase is translated as MKVSRRNFLGYSALAGLAGCARIENSKLGKITPEFEFGDDGILKFATLGDLHMLDSRSGGIVGRAVNRINSDEAIDFTVVLGDLTTHGTLPETNLAQQALGRLVKPCYAIPGEHDNNPATENKYEFYQRAFKKTQWRESNAGWVLLGLDTCDGTASQTTVPQSSLDWLRDQLAHTEKKKPLALFTHHPLAPNTKGERATNADDVLALFAGYNLKLVASGHYHGNQEEERDGVLFVTTACCSATVDNDDGTEEKGFRVFTMEGETVTHEFIAVS
- a CDS encoding glycerate kinase encodes the protein MRVVVAPDSFKECLRASEVADAVCAGWLEGMPDAEVIAFPMADGGEGTVEAVVRAAGGTLITRTVSGPLGAPVEASYGLIQNGKVAVLEMAAASGLALVSPEKRDPCRASTRGTGELIAHALEQGVDDVIMGVGGSATNDGGAGMAQALGYRLFNKRGEELDGGGARLVQLDRIDASERHPRLNEVNFYVACDVDNPLCGPEGASAVYGPQKGATPEDVLILDHALSHFATVVARDMRVSLGDMPGAGAAGGLAGGLMAFAGAKLENGLDLIATLCGLHQALAGADLVITGEGSLDHQSTFGKTPSGIARIARAFNVPVIALGGRVAHEADALRDHGVTAIFSICPGPMSLEEARAAAVENLRFTARHLARLWRVARG